The proteins below are encoded in one region of uncultured Eubacteriales bacterium:
- a CDS encoding Transcriptional regulator, LacI family has product MVSIKDIARHCGVSTATVSKALNGHRDVGENTRELVRNAAAELGYQPNSAARALKTNRTYNLGVLFVDEMQSGLTHEYFSAVLDSFKVEAEAHGYDITFITHNIGGRQDSYLEHCQYRGVDGVVVACVDFNDPQVLELVSGNLPVVTIDHAFHNRTAILSDNVRGMETLVRHVYAKGHRRIAFIHGERTAVTESRVTSFYRTCAELGLDISDAYVREGVYHDPKTCAKLTRELLALNPRPTCILFPDDFSYIGGQNAILDAGLRIPEDISAVGYDGIYLSRVVSPSLATYIQNTADLGRRAAKELVRLVENPRTTLPERIIIEGALQEGKSVLALS; this is encoded by the coding sequence ATGGTTTCCATCAAAGACATTGCCCGGCACTGCGGGGTCTCTACCGCCACCGTGAGCAAGGCGCTCAACGGTCACCGGGACGTGGGCGAGAACACCCGCGAGCTGGTGCGCAACGCCGCGGCAGAGCTGGGGTATCAACCCAACTCAGCGGCCCGCGCACTCAAAACAAACCGCACCTATAACCTGGGCGTTCTCTTTGTGGACGAGATGCAGAGCGGCCTGACCCACGAGTACTTCTCCGCCGTGCTGGACAGTTTCAAGGTGGAGGCCGAGGCCCATGGGTACGACATCACCTTCATTACCCACAACATCGGCGGCAGGCAGGACTCCTATTTGGAGCACTGTCAATACCGGGGGGTAGACGGAGTCGTGGTGGCCTGTGTGGACTTTAACGACCCCCAGGTGCTGGAGCTGGTGTCGGGCAATCTCCCGGTAGTCACAATCGACCACGCGTTCCACAACCGCACCGCCATCCTCTCGGACAACGTCCGAGGAATGGAGACCCTGGTCCGCCACGTCTATGCCAAGGGCCACCGGCGCATCGCCTTCATCCATGGCGAGCGGACGGCGGTCACCGAGAGCCGCGTCACCAGCTTTTACCGCACCTGCGCCGAGCTGGGGCTGGATATCTCCGATGCGTACGTGCGGGAGGGGGTCTACCACGATCCCAAGACCTGCGCAAAGCTGACCCGGGAACTCCTGGCCCTTAACCCCCGGCCCACCTGCATTCTCTTCCCTGACGACTTCTCCTATATCGGCGGACAAAACGCCATTCTGGACGCCGGGCTGCGCATCCCGGAGGATATCTCCGCTGTGGGCTACGACGGCATCTACCTCTCCCGCGTGGTCTCCCCCTCCCTCGCCACCTATATCCAGAACACCGCCGACCTGGGCCGGCGGGCCGCAAAGGAGCTGGTGCGGCTGGTGGAGAACCCCAGGACCACCTTACCCGAGCGTATCATCATCGAAGGCGCGCTCCAGGAAGGCAAGTCGGTCCTGGCCCTTTCATAA
- a CDS encoding hypothetical protein (Evidence 5 : No homology to any previously reported sequences), with amino-acid sequence MTILQDEFSNFLCRLSVFVGMNKKGILFLCKPAKEKAVEKEKIRFYKNCLDFYSNINYIKGVFCEYSETLNVF; translated from the coding sequence ATGACTATTTTGCAAGATGAATTTTCAAATTTTTTGTGCAGACTATCTGTTTTTGTAGGGATGAATAAAAAGGGAATTTTATTTTTGTGCAAACCGGCAAAAGAAAAAGCGGTCGAAAAAGAAAAAATCAGGTTCTATAAAAATTGTCTTGATTTTTACAGCAATATCAACTATATTAAAGGCGTATTTTGTGAATATTCAGAAACCTTAAACGTTTTCTGA
- a CDS encoding ABC transporter, permease protein gives MKESRKGHPRGALTVRRIISYAVLILLCFLCLFFFYILVINSTRNNFEIQKGLSLLPGKSIFYNLKNTLNNGNIPVLSGIKNSLLVSSLSAALSVYFSALTAYALHAYNFRFKKAAFAFILLIMTMPTQVSALGFVQLMTSLGLKNSLIPLFLPSIASPVVFFFMKQYMQASLPMEIVEAARIDGSSEIHTFHTIILPIMKPALAVQAIFSFVSSWNNYFLPALLLDSADKKTLPILIAQLRSADFLKFDMGQVYMLIAIAILPVIIVYLCLSKFIVRGVALGSVKG, from the coding sequence ATGAAAGAGTCCCGGAAAGGCCATCCCCGCGGCGCGCTGACCGTCCGCCGGATCATCAGCTATGCGGTGCTGATCCTTCTATGTTTCCTGTGCCTATTTTTCTTCTATATTCTCGTCATCAACTCCACACGCAATAACTTTGAAATTCAAAAAGGCTTATCATTGCTGCCCGGAAAGTCCATTTTCTATAACCTTAAAAACACGCTGAACAACGGCAATATCCCGGTGCTCTCCGGCATCAAGAATAGTCTCCTGGTCTCCTCCCTGTCGGCGGCCCTCAGCGTCTACTTTTCGGCCCTGACAGCCTATGCCCTTCACGCCTATAACTTCCGGTTCAAAAAGGCGGCGTTCGCGTTCATCCTGCTCATTATGACCATGCCCACCCAGGTCTCTGCGCTGGGCTTTGTGCAGCTCATGACCTCGCTGGGGCTGAAAAACTCCTTAATACCCCTCTTCCTGCCCAGCATCGCTTCCCCGGTGGTCTTCTTCTTCATGAAGCAGTACATGCAGGCCTCCCTGCCCATGGAGATCGTGGAGGCGGCGCGGATCGACGGCTCCAGCGAGATACACACCTTCCACACTATCATCCTTCCCATCATGAAACCCGCGCTGGCGGTACAGGCCATCTTCTCCTTCGTCTCCTCCTGGAACAACTACTTCCTACCCGCCCTGCTGCTGGATAGTGCCGACAAGAAGACCCTGCCCATCCTCATCGCCCAGCTGCGCAGCGCGGACTTCCTCAAATTCGACATGGGCCAGGTGTACATGCTGATCGCAATTGCCATCCTGCCCGTTATCATCGTCTACCTCTGCCTCTCCAAATTTATCGTCCGCGGCGTTGCCTTGGGCAGCGTCAAGGGCTGA
- a CDS encoding conserved hypothetical protein (Evidence 4 : Homologs of previously reported genes of unknown function), translating into MRYGYFDDRAREYVITTPETPLPWINYLGSQDFFSLISNTGGGYSFYRDAKLLRLTRYRYNTPPDGGGHYFYIKDGTDIWNPGWQPVRAPLERYACHHGLGYTAIEGARGGLSARQEVFVPLGDPCEVTRLTLRNETGAVKSFQVFSALEFCLWNAVDDAANFQRNYSTGEVEVEDGVVYHKTEYRERRNHYAFFRSNCPPDGFDTSRDAFCGPYRGFGDPAAVERGACSGSIAHGWSPIAALQFDLTLEPGEERDLIFVLGYAENLPEEKWSAPGIINKAPVLAITSRYETAAQVDAALAALRAHWDELLGIYSLDCADHKLRRMVDIWHQYQCMVTFNLSRSASSFESGTGRGMGFRDSCQDLLGCVHLIPERAKERILDIAATQLPDGGAYHQYQPLTKRGNNDIGGGFNDDPLWLVACVCAYLRETGDFAILEEAVPFDNDPDSSAPLMEHLRRSVGYTMERMGPHGLPLIGRADWNDCLNLNCFSTEPGESFQTVENRSGGKAESVLIAGMFVKYAAEYADLCARMGLAEEAGKVRASIERIEAAVLDAGWDGAWFRRAYDFFGNPVGSKSCDEGQIYIEPQGMCVMAGIGIDDGRAALALKSVEERLDTEYGVVVHQPAYTTYHPELGEISSYPPGYKENAGIFCHVNPWISIAETTVGHGVRAFEVYRKTCPAYLHDVSDLHRTEPYVYSQMVAGKDAPTFGEAKNSWLTGTAAWAFVNVSQFLLGVRPEMDGLRVDPCMGGNLNAFTVTRKFRGATYRITVQNPDGVERGVRSLTVDGVSMEGNLIPLAPAGAEVSVTAVMG; encoded by the coding sequence ATGCGGTACGGCTACTTTGATGACAGGGCGCGGGAGTACGTCATTACCACGCCGGAGACCCCCCTGCCCTGGATCAATTACCTTGGCAGCCAGGATTTTTTCAGTCTCATTTCCAACACCGGCGGCGGGTACAGCTTTTATCGGGACGCCAAGCTCCTGAGACTGACCAGGTACCGCTACAACACGCCCCCCGACGGCGGAGGGCACTACTTTTACATCAAGGATGGCACCGACATCTGGAACCCCGGCTGGCAGCCGGTGCGCGCCCCTCTGGAGCGGTACGCCTGTCATCACGGCCTGGGCTACACTGCCATAGAGGGAGCCCGGGGCGGCCTCTCCGCCCGGCAGGAGGTTTTCGTCCCCCTGGGCGATCCCTGCGAGGTGACCCGGCTCACCCTACGCAACGAGACCGGCGCCGTCAAGAGCTTTCAGGTCTTCTCCGCGCTGGAGTTCTGCCTTTGGAACGCGGTGGACGACGCCGCCAACTTTCAGCGCAATTACAGCACCGGCGAGGTGGAGGTGGAGGACGGCGTCGTCTACCACAAGACCGAGTACCGGGAGCGGCGCAACCACTATGCCTTCTTCCGCTCCAACTGCCCGCCCGATGGCTTTGACACCAGCCGGGACGCCTTCTGCGGCCCCTATCGCGGTTTTGGGGATCCTGCCGCCGTGGAGCGGGGAGCGTGCTCGGGCAGTATCGCCCACGGCTGGTCCCCCATTGCCGCCCTCCAGTTCGACCTGACTCTGGAGCCGGGGGAGGAGCGGGACCTGATCTTCGTCCTGGGCTACGCCGAGAACCTCCCTGAGGAGAAGTGGAGCGCCCCCGGTATCATCAACAAGGCCCCTGTTTTGGCGATCACCTCCCGGTACGAGACGGCAGCCCAGGTTGACGCCGCCCTCGCTGCCCTGCGGGCTCACTGGGACGAACTGCTGGGCATCTACAGTTTGGACTGCGCCGACCATAAGCTCCGCCGCATGGTGGACATCTGGCACCAGTACCAGTGCATGGTGACCTTTAACCTGAGCCGCAGCGCCAGCTCCTTCGAGAGCGGCACAGGCAGGGGCATGGGCTTCCGGGACTCCTGCCAGGACCTGTTGGGCTGTGTCCACCTGATCCCCGAGCGGGCCAAGGAGCGGATTTTGGACATTGCCGCCACCCAGCTTCCCGATGGGGGCGCCTACCACCAGTACCAGCCCCTCACCAAGCGGGGTAATAACGACATCGGCGGCGGCTTTAACGACGACCCTCTCTGGCTGGTGGCCTGCGTATGTGCCTATCTGCGGGAGACCGGGGACTTCGCCATCCTCGAGGAGGCCGTCCCCTTTGATAACGACCCTGACTCCTCCGCCCCCCTGATGGAGCATCTGCGCCGTAGCGTGGGGTATACCATGGAGCGGATGGGCCCCCACGGCCTGCCGCTCATTGGCCGGGCGGACTGGAACGACTGCCTGAACCTCAACTGCTTTTCCACCGAGCCGGGGGAGAGCTTCCAGACCGTGGAAAACCGCTCCGGCGGCAAGGCCGAGAGCGTCCTCATTGCAGGGATGTTTGTCAAGTACGCCGCCGAATACGCCGACCTATGCGCCCGCATGGGGCTTGCGGAGGAGGCTGGGAAGGTCCGTGCCTCCATAGAGCGGATAGAGGCCGCCGTGCTGGACGCGGGGTGGGACGGGGCCTGGTTCCGCCGGGCCTACGACTTCTTCGGCAATCCCGTTGGCAGCAAGAGCTGCGACGAAGGACAAATCTACATCGAGCCCCAAGGCATGTGCGTCATGGCCGGCATCGGAATTGACGACGGCAGGGCGGCCTTGGCGCTGAAGAGCGTGGAGGAGCGGCTGGACACCGAGTACGGCGTGGTGGTCCACCAGCCCGCTTACACCACCTATCACCCCGAGCTGGGGGAGATATCCTCCTATCCGCCCGGCTATAAGGAGAACGCGGGCATCTTCTGCCACGTAAACCCCTGGATCTCCATCGCGGAGACCACCGTGGGCCACGGTGTCCGAGCGTTCGAGGTCTACCGCAAGACCTGCCCGGCCTATCTTCATGACGTGAGCGATCTCCACCGCACCGAGCCCTACGTGTACAGTCAGATGGTGGCGGGAAAGGACGCCCCCACCTTTGGCGAGGCCAAGAACAGCTGGCTTACCGGCACGGCGGCCTGGGCTTTCGTCAACGTGAGCCAGTTCCTTCTGGGCGTCCGGCCCGAGATGGACGGACTGCGCGTAGACCCCTGCATGGGCGGTAATTTGAACGCCTTCACCGTCACCCGTAAATTCCGGGGAGCCACGTACCGCATCACCGTCCAGAACCCTGACGGCGTGGAGCGCGGCGTTCGGTCGCTCACCGTGGATGGCGTCTCCATGGAGGGGAACCTGATCCCCCTTGCCCCCGCCGGGGCGGAGGTCAGCGTGACGGCGGTCATGGGGTGA
- a CDS encoding conserved exported hypothetical protein (Evidence 4 : Homologs of previously reported genes of unknown function) — protein sequence MKKALALILSLALSVSLLAGCTGSPSGSSPSTSPSASTPTASTPVETPAAAEGKVLNIWCWNTEFQSRFNDYYPGVDKVADDKSTTTLKDGTVVKWTINPNDNNNYQNKLDEALLAQANAAADDKIDIFLIEADYALKYVDSDYTLDVKKDIGLTDADISGQYAYTQDIATAGGSLKAVTWQATPGLFAYRRSIAKDVLGTDDPVAVQDALSDWTKFDAVAVKANAKGYKMLSGFDDSYRTFSNNVSAPWVTGTTVTVDPNVMTWVTQTKEYTDKGYNNKSILWDNTWGADQGPTGKVFGFFYSTWGINFTLMGNSLATPESEGGKLEVGNGIFGDYAVCEGPQPYYWGGTWICAATGTDNVSLIKDVMYSLTCDQTIMKQITVDTQDYTNNTAAMGELASSDFHSAFLGGQNHISLFAEAAPNIDMSNAGPYDQGLNESMQKAFHDYFNGTVDLATAKTNFEADIKVKYPELTTVVWPD from the coding sequence ATGAAAAAGGCGCTCGCATTGATCCTGTCCCTGGCTCTCTCCGTCTCCCTGCTGGCCGGCTGCACCGGCTCCCCCAGCGGCTCCTCCCCTTCCACGTCTCCCTCCGCTTCTACCCCCACCGCCTCCACGCCCGTTGAAACCCCCGCCGCCGCCGAGGGCAAGGTCCTCAACATCTGGTGCTGGAACACAGAATTCCAGAGCCGCTTCAACGACTACTATCCCGGCGTGGATAAGGTCGCCGACGACAAGTCCACCACCACCCTTAAAGACGGCACCGTCGTGAAGTGGACCATCAACCCCAACGACAACAACAACTACCAGAATAAGCTGGACGAGGCCCTGCTTGCGCAGGCCAACGCCGCCGCCGATGACAAGATCGACATCTTCCTCATCGAGGCCGACTATGCCCTGAAGTATGTGGACTCCGACTACACTCTGGACGTGAAGAAAGATATCGGCCTCACCGACGCCGACATCTCCGGCCAGTACGCCTATACCCAGGACATCGCCACCGCGGGCGGTTCCCTCAAGGCTGTGACCTGGCAGGCCACCCCGGGCCTGTTCGCCTATCGCCGCAGCATCGCCAAGGATGTGCTCGGTACCGACGATCCCGTGGCCGTGCAGGATGCCCTGTCCGACTGGACCAAGTTTGACGCCGTCGCCGTCAAGGCCAACGCCAAGGGCTATAAGATGCTCTCCGGCTTTGACGACTCCTACCGCACCTTCTCCAACAACGTCTCCGCCCCCTGGGTGACCGGCACCACCGTCACCGTCGACCCCAACGTCATGACCTGGGTCACTCAGACCAAGGAATACACCGACAAGGGCTACAATAACAAGAGCATCCTGTGGGACAACACTTGGGGCGCCGACCAGGGCCCCACCGGAAAGGTCTTCGGTTTCTTCTACTCCACCTGGGGCATCAACTTCACCCTGATGGGCAACTCTCTGGCCACTCCTGAGTCCGAAGGCGGCAAGCTGGAAGTCGGCAACGGCATCTTTGGCGACTACGCCGTGTGCGAAGGTCCTCAGCCCTACTACTGGGGCGGCACCTGGATCTGCGCCGCCACCGGCACCGACAACGTCTCTCTCATCAAAGACGTCATGTACAGCCTGACCTGCGACCAGACCATCATGAAGCAGATCACCGTTGACACCCAGGACTACACCAACAACACCGCCGCCATGGGCGAGCTGGCCTCCAGCGACTTCCACTCCGCGTTCCTTGGCGGGCAGAACCACATTTCCCTCTTCGCCGAGGCCGCTCCCAACATCGACATGAGCAATGCCGGCCCCTACGACCAGGGTCTGAACGAGAGCATGCAGAAAGCCTTCCATGACTATTTCAACGGCACCGTGGACCTGGCGACCGCCAAGACGAACTTCGAGGCCGACATCAAAGTGAAGTACCCCGAGCTCACCACCGTCGTGTGGCCCGACTAA
- the mreB gene encoding cell wall structural complex MreBCD, actin-like component MreB (Evidence 2a : Function of homologous gene experimentally demonstrated in an other organism; PubMedId : 14517265, 14573351, 15016371, 2687239, 3049542, 9298646; Product type s : structure), whose product MFSKDIGIDLGTASILVYVKGKGVVLREPSVVAMDKDTGKLLKVGAEAQQMLGRTPGNIVAIRPLREGVISDFDMTERMLKEFIRKAASFRFFKPRVVICVPSGITEVEERAVVDAGIQAGARRVFLIEEPVAAAIGAGIDITKPDGHMIVDIGGGTSDVAVISLGGIVESVSIKIAGDQFDEAIVKYIRRKHNVLIGDRTAEEIKISIGCVFPRPEETSYEVKGRCLMTGLPRTFTVTSSEMIEAFEEVSARILEAIHSVLERTPPELVADISTNGIVMTGGGSLVWGFDKLIESHTGIETHVADDAISCVAYGTGKTLDSVSDMQDGTMNLSRKKQMT is encoded by the coding sequence ATGTTTTCTAAAGATATCGGAATCGACCTGGGCACGGCCTCCATCCTGGTCTACGTAAAGGGCAAGGGCGTCGTGCTGCGGGAGCCCAGCGTGGTAGCCATGGACAAGGATACCGGCAAGCTTCTGAAGGTGGGTGCGGAGGCCCAGCAGATGCTGGGGCGTACCCCCGGCAACATCGTGGCGATCCGCCCCCTTCGGGAGGGCGTCATCTCCGACTTTGACATGACCGAGCGGATGCTCAAGGAGTTTATCCGCAAGGCGGCCTCCTTCCGCTTCTTCAAGCCCCGGGTGGTTATCTGCGTGCCCTCCGGCATTACCGAGGTAGAGGAGCGCGCTGTGGTGGACGCGGGCATCCAGGCCGGCGCCCGCCGGGTCTTCCTCATTGAGGAGCCGGTGGCCGCCGCCATCGGCGCGGGTATCGACATCACCAAGCCTGACGGGCACATGATTGTGGACATTGGCGGTGGTACCAGCGATGTGGCTGTTATCTCCCTGGGCGGCATTGTGGAGTCCGTCTCCATCAAGATCGCCGGCGACCAGTTCGACGAGGCCATCGTCAAGTATATCCGCCGCAAGCATAACGTGCTCATTGGCGACCGTACCGCCGAGGAGATCAAGATATCCATCGGATGCGTATTCCCCCGCCCGGAGGAGACCAGCTACGAGGTCAAGGGCCGCTGCCTGATGACCGGCCTACCCCGCACCTTCACCGTCACCTCCTCCGAGATGATCGAGGCGTTTGAAGAGGTCTCCGCCCGCATCCTGGAGGCCATACACAGCGTCCTGGAGCGCACCCCCCCCGAGCTGGTGGCCGATATCTCCACCAACGGCATCGTTATGACCGGCGGCGGCAGCCTTGTGTGGGGCTTTGACAAGCTTATTGAGTCCCACACCGGCATCGAGACCCACGTGGCAGACGACGCCATTTCCTGCGTGGCCTATGGCACCGGTAAGACCCTGGACAGCGTGAGCGACATGCAGGACGGTACCATGAACCTCTCCCGCAAGAAACAGATGACCTGA
- the ycsN gene encoding Uncharacterized oxidoreductase YcsN, protein MKTISLGTTGSEVCAIGLGMMRLPTCKAPGAFLRAAMESGFNFFDHADIYGGGTAESIFGKAMKGVPRESYVLQSKCGIRKGFYDLSKEHILASVDGSLERLGTDYLDLLLLHRPDALMAPEEIAGAFDTLHAAGKVRHFGVSNMSPSQMELLGAALPFPLMVDQMQLSLANCPMVDFGLRVNTLEDGAIPRDGGVLDWCRLRSVTVQAWSPLQYGFFSGTFLGSPEFPALNAELKRVSAAYGVSPTAVALAWLLRHPAGIQPIVGSTNPERLPALVEACSITLERQDWYSLYLAAGKTLP, encoded by the coding sequence ATGAAAACGATTTCCTTGGGCACCACGGGCAGCGAGGTGTGCGCCATCGGTCTGGGCATGATGCGCCTGCCCACCTGCAAAGCCCCCGGCGCCTTTCTCCGTGCCGCCATGGAAAGTGGTTTCAACTTCTTTGACCACGCCGACATCTACGGCGGCGGCACGGCGGAGAGCATCTTCGGCAAGGCCATGAAGGGCGTGCCCCGGGAGAGCTACGTACTCCAGAGCAAATGCGGCATCCGTAAAGGCTTTTACGACCTTTCCAAGGAGCACATTCTTGCCTCGGTGGACGGCAGCCTGGAGCGGCTGGGCACCGACTATCTGGATCTGCTCCTCCTCCACCGACCCGACGCGCTGATGGCGCCGGAGGAGATCGCCGGCGCGTTTGATACGCTCCACGCCGCCGGGAAGGTCCGTCACTTCGGCGTGAGCAACATGTCCCCCAGCCAGATGGAGCTGCTGGGCGCCGCCCTCCCCTTCCCCCTGATGGTGGACCAGATGCAGCTGAGCCTTGCCAACTGCCCCATGGTGGATTTCGGCCTGCGGGTCAACACCCTGGAGGACGGAGCCATCCCCAGGGACGGCGGCGTGCTGGACTGGTGCCGCCTGCGCTCCGTCACGGTTCAGGCCTGGTCCCCCCTTCAATACGGCTTTTTCTCGGGCACCTTCCTTGGCTCTCCTGAGTTTCCCGCCCTCAACGCGGAGCTGAAACGGGTGAGCGCGGCCTACGGCGTCTCCCCCACGGCTGTGGCTCTGGCCTGGCTCCTGCGTCACCCGGCGGGTATCCAGCCCATCGTGGGCTCTACCAACCCCGAACGGCTGCCCGCCCTGGTCGAGGCCTGCTCCATTACTCTGGAACGCCAGGACTGGTACTCTCTCTACCTCGCCGCCGGGAAGACCCTGCCCTAA
- a CDS encoding conserved membrane hypothetical protein (Evidence 4 : Homologs of previously reported genes of unknown function) gives MARLPDHRVKGHSVSYAKWGYLFLVPFFLAFVVFQLIPLASTVYYSFFEYYRSGLKIIGPNFVGFDNYKALFSTDLFRYVGNTLILWLLGFVPQIIVSLLLAAWFTDLRLRLRAQGFFKTVIYMPNLIMASAFSMLFFALFSDNGPVNSALVSMGFEPFRFLASVAGTRGLIALMNFLMWFGNTTILLMAAVMGIDTSLFEAAEIDGCTPGQMFWRITLPLIRPILLYVLITSMIGGLQMFDVPQILTNAAGSPDNSATTIIMYLNKHLFSKNLGAAGAISVFLFVVCAILCIAVFFTLTRDEDGKQKKGART, from the coding sequence GTGGCCAGACTACCCGATCACAGGGTCAAGGGACATTCGGTAAGTTACGCGAAGTGGGGCTATCTCTTCCTTGTGCCCTTCTTCCTCGCTTTCGTGGTCTTCCAGCTCATTCCCCTGGCCTCCACCGTGTACTACAGTTTCTTTGAGTACTACCGCAGCGGCCTGAAGATCATAGGCCCCAACTTTGTGGGATTCGATAACTACAAGGCCCTCTTCTCCACCGATCTCTTCCGCTACGTGGGGAACACGCTCATCCTGTGGCTGCTGGGCTTTGTGCCACAGATCATCGTCTCCCTCCTGCTGGCCGCGTGGTTCACCGACCTGCGGCTCCGGCTGCGGGCTCAGGGTTTTTTCAAGACCGTGATCTATATGCCCAACCTCATCATGGCCTCCGCGTTCTCCATGCTGTTCTTTGCCCTCTTCTCGGATAACGGCCCGGTGAACAGCGCGCTGGTTTCTATGGGATTTGAGCCGTTTCGCTTTCTGGCCAGCGTGGCCGGGACACGGGGGCTCATCGCCTTGATGAACTTCCTCATGTGGTTTGGCAACACGACCATTCTTCTCATGGCGGCCGTCATGGGCATCGACACCTCCCTCTTCGAGGCGGCGGAGATTGACGGCTGCACGCCGGGGCAAATGTTCTGGCGCATCACACTACCCCTCATTCGGCCCATTTTGCTCTACGTGCTCATCACCTCCATGATCGGCGGCCTGCAGATGTTCGACGTGCCTCAAATCCTCACCAATGCCGCCGGCTCACCCGACAACAGCGCCACCACCATCATCATGTACCTCAACAAGCATCTCTTCTCCAAGAACCTGGGTGCAGCGGGCGCGATCTCGGTCTTCCTCTTCGTTGTCTGCGCAATTTTGTGCATCGCCGTCTTCTTTACCCTCACCCGGGATGAGGATGGAAAACAGAAAAAGGGGGCGAGGACATGA
- the bglA gene encoding Beta-glucosidase, translated as MSFPKDFVWGAASSAYQTEGFSREDGGGASIWDSFSHTPGKISEGDSGDLACDGYHRYREDLALLAGLGLSAYRFSVSWARVDPEGNGNWNEKGLDYYERVVDTCLELGVAPWVTLYHWELPQALEDKGGWTSRDTAEAFARYAEHVAKRLRGKAAGWFTLNEPQCSCYLGYGTGQHAPGKCLPPEEVFRCFHHQNLAHGLAFRAVKAADPGVGVGVAPTGRICYPASETRSDIEAARRAMFDCTSDWAFTYPIVLDPVCLGSYPEGLPARYAEGLPARDMEIVHTVPDFLGLNIYNGREIRAGAAGEYEYLSRPAGYPRTALKWPITPEVLRWGPRLLHDRYGLPAYISETGVGCNDKLFLDGAVHDPDRIDFLHRYLSELRRGVEEGSGVRGCFHWSLTDNFEWHNGYGERFGLVYVDYPTQRRIPKDSAAWYASLAASNGENL; from the coding sequence ATGAGCTTTCCGAAGGATTTCGTCTGGGGGGCGGCCTCCTCCGCCTACCAGACCGAAGGCTTCTCCCGGGAGGACGGCGGCGGCGCCTCCATTTGGGACTCTTTTTCCCACACCCCCGGCAAAATTTCCGAGGGGGACAGCGGGGATCTCGCCTGCGACGGCTACCACCGCTATCGGGAGGACCTTGCCCTTCTGGCGGGCCTGGGCCTCTCCGCCTATCGGTTCAGCGTCAGTTGGGCGCGGGTGGACCCGGAGGGAAACGGAAACTGGAACGAGAAGGGCCTTGACTATTACGAGCGGGTCGTGGATACCTGCCTGGAGCTGGGGGTGGCTCCCTGGGTCACCCTCTACCACTGGGAGCTGCCCCAGGCCCTGGAGGACAAGGGCGGATGGACCAGCCGGGACACGGCGGAGGCCTTTGCCCGGTACGCTGAGCACGTGGCGAAACGCCTCCGGGGCAAGGCGGCGGGGTGGTTTACACTTAACGAGCCCCAGTGCTCCTGCTACCTGGGTTACGGCACCGGACAGCACGCGCCGGGGAAGTGTCTCCCGCCTGAGGAGGTCTTCCGCTGTTTCCACCATCAAAACCTGGCCCATGGACTGGCGTTCCGGGCGGTGAAAGCGGCCGACCCGGGCGTGGGGGTGGGTGTGGCCCCCACGGGGCGCATCTGCTATCCCGCCAGCGAGACCAGAAGCGATATCGAGGCCGCCCGCCGGGCCATGTTCGACTGTACCTCCGACTGGGCCTTTACCTACCCCATCGTCTTGGACCCTGTCTGCCTGGGCTCCTACCCCGAGGGACTCCCTGCCCGGTACGCCGAGGGCCTGCCCGCCCGGGATATGGAGATCGTCCATACCGTGCCCGACTTCCTGGGCCTGAACATCTATAACGGCAGGGAGATTCGAGCCGGGGCGGCGGGGGAATACGAGTACCTGTCCCGCCCCGCCGGATATCCCCGTACCGCACTCAAGTGGCCCATCACCCCGGAGGTTCTGCGCTGGGGTCCCCGGCTCCTCCATGACCGGTACGGCCTGCCCGCCTATATCAGCGAGACCGGTGTGGGCTGCAACGACAAGCTTTTCCTGGACGGAGCGGTCCATGACCCGGACCGGATCGACTTCCTCCACCGCTATCTCTCCGAGCTGCGGCGCGGTGTGGAGGAGGGCTCCGGCGTACGAGGCTGTTTCCATTGGTCCCTCACCGACAACTTTGAGTGGCACAACGGCTACGGAGAGCGGTTTGGCCTGGTCTATGTGGACTACCCCACCCAGCGCCGTATCCCCAAGGACAGCGCCGCCTGGTATGCAAGCCTTGCCGCTTCCAACGGGGAGAATCTATAA